The Amycolatopsis sp. DG1A-15b genome window below encodes:
- the gndA gene encoding NADP-dependent phosphogluconate dehydrogenase, with amino-acid sequence MSKKASIGVTGLAVMGRNLARNLARHGHTVALHNRSEERTRALVEQFGDEGDFIPAYSAQEFVNALERPRQVVIMVKAGGPTDAVIEEFAPLLEEGDVIIDAGNAHFADTRRREKALRERGLHFVGSGVSGGEEGALHGPSIMPGGSKESYESLGPLFEDISAKVDGEPCCTHIGADGAGHFVKMVHNGIEYADMQLIAESFDLLRHAGGYAPAEIADVFRTWNTGRLDSYLIEITAEVLAHVDKASGKPFVDVVEDAAEQKGTGRWTVQIGLDLGVPISGIAEAVFARSLSGSTSLRAAARGLGGPSAAPLSGASLERFADDVEQALYASKVVAYAQGFNQIQAGATEYGWDIDLGKVASIWRGGCIIRAKFLNDITAAYADEPELPTLLTSGGFRKAVEDAQDSWRSVISTAVKLGIPTPGFSTALAYYDGLRADRLPAALVQGQRDFFGAHTYRRVDREGSFHTAWAADGRPESDA; translated from the coding sequence ATGAGCAAGAAGGCGAGCATCGGGGTCACCGGCCTGGCGGTCATGGGCCGCAACCTGGCCCGGAACCTGGCCCGGCACGGCCACACGGTGGCCCTGCACAACCGGTCCGAGGAACGGACCCGCGCGCTGGTGGAGCAGTTCGGCGACGAGGGCGACTTTATCCCGGCGTACTCCGCGCAGGAGTTCGTGAACGCGCTGGAGCGGCCCCGGCAGGTCGTGATCATGGTCAAGGCGGGCGGCCCGACGGACGCCGTCATCGAGGAGTTCGCGCCGCTGCTCGAAGAGGGCGACGTCATCATCGACGCCGGCAACGCGCACTTCGCCGACACGCGCCGCCGCGAGAAGGCGCTGCGCGAGCGCGGCCTGCACTTCGTCGGCAGCGGCGTCTCCGGCGGCGAGGAAGGCGCGCTGCACGGGCCGAGCATCATGCCCGGCGGCTCGAAGGAGTCGTACGAGTCGCTCGGCCCGCTGTTCGAGGACATCTCGGCGAAGGTCGACGGCGAGCCGTGCTGCACGCACATCGGCGCGGACGGCGCCGGCCACTTCGTCAAGATGGTGCACAACGGCATCGAGTACGCCGACATGCAGCTGATCGCGGAGTCGTTCGACCTGCTCCGGCACGCGGGCGGCTACGCACCCGCCGAGATCGCCGACGTGTTCCGCACCTGGAACACCGGGCGGCTCGACTCCTACCTGATCGAGATCACCGCCGAGGTGCTCGCGCACGTCGACAAGGCGTCCGGCAAGCCGTTCGTGGACGTCGTCGAGGACGCCGCCGAGCAGAAGGGCACCGGCCGCTGGACCGTGCAGATCGGCCTCGACCTGGGCGTCCCGATCTCGGGCATCGCCGAAGCCGTCTTCGCGCGTTCGCTGTCCGGGTCCACGTCGCTGCGCGCGGCGGCCCGCGGTCTCGGCGGTCCGTCGGCCGCGCCGCTGTCGGGCGCCTCGCTGGAGCGCTTCGCCGATGACGTCGAGCAGGCGCTGTACGCGTCGAAGGTCGTCGCGTACGCGCAGGGCTTCAACCAGATCCAGGCCGGCGCGACCGAGTACGGCTGGGACATCGACCTGGGCAAGGTCGCCTCGATCTGGCGCGGCGGCTGCATCATCCGCGCGAAGTTCCTCAACGACATCACCGCGGCCTACGCCGACGAGCCGGAGCTGCCGACCCTGCTCACCTCGGGCGGCTTCCGCAAGGCGGTCGAGGACGCGCAGGACTCGTGGCGCTCGGTGATCTCGACGGCGGTCAAGCTCGGCATCCCGACGCCGGGCTTCTCGACGGCGCTGGCCTACTACGACGGCCTGCGCGCGGACCGGCTGCCGGCCGCGCTGGTGCAGGGCCAGCGGGACTTCTTCGGTGCCCACACCTACCGGCGGG